A genomic segment from Antedon mediterranea chromosome 6, ecAntMedi1.1, whole genome shotgun sequence encodes:
- the LOC140051227 gene encoding uncharacterized protein — MKWWIFFCCFVFLIDFGNSQNVSREFPPQVLEEKYLNSCRNRCQTSSTFSECACDDSCLFYGDCCRDYLYYCGDDYKFKTMESSFKNQLAISADPTKPRWNCVNDPEGIQPSFEGILVVVTCPPIWTIEDIRRKCEEGRLYVATEDLVYDSRGYVYVNQFCAICNMDTAFRSNSTLNINGTFNSLLNTTEFVVEGISAEATQLRQCPLFLDDTCLPNHPDSVVVFGCTAFLEGFLWYKNYMCEQCNAFVIDSREFPPQVIEERIRNSCRNRCQTSSTFVSECACDDLCLFYGDCCRDYLYCCGNDYKFKTMESSFKKQLAISADTTKPRWNCVNDPEGIQPSFEGILVVVTCPPIWTIEDIRRKCEEGRLNVATEDLVYDSRGYVYVNQFCAICNMDTTSSSNSTLNINGTFNSLLNTTEFVVEGIITEAIQLRQCPLFLDDTCLPNHPDSLVVFGCTAFLEGFFSNNGAYKNYMCEQCNILLITSESVWRDDTTNSIIGWSPPIIEIFYLPPKLEIIEVQKCNVNEFYDDSIQRCQNCENGTIITESEYLSAQNALDITLLVDSRDDDGSGYNSVTSREEPRDSNDGRAPSSADTFVCITSCNVIEQDGTENQPTEDDGWITLSTNGSKLSCRILKNDLVNVTTGRLFSYDSTMTVLNILVCVISLIALFVSILTLCCFRSLLNLPGICRLCLMISIFFAQFIMLTIAYITKPRQLCTGTAVVMHFFWLALFSWSNVLAFDLARVFGTQSSRPSTSKKRRLLGLYVLYGWGLPLIIATLSTGLHFSGKFDFSYGGETFCWFSDRHSLLLGFGIPVSICIALNCVLYLITVVGIWKVHRVTEFAVQENQRRNKRKDELKLYIKLSILMGVTWSLVFITVYTDEPVLWYIFIILNGLQGFFIFIAFTCNHQTLAMWRGAYTTHIASHSSSRQLTKSTSV, encoded by the exons ATGAAGTGGTGGATTTTCttctgttgttttgtttttctcatAGACTTTGGAAATTCACAAAACG TTTCAAGAGAATTCCCGCCTCAAGTACTTGAAGAAAAATATTTGAACTCTTGCAGAAATCGCTGTCAGACATCTTCGACGTTTAGTGAGTGCGCCTGTGATGATTCGTGCCTATTCTATGGCGACTGTTGCAGAGACTATTTATACTACTGTGGCGATGATTACAAATTCAAGACAATGGAATCGTCTTTCAAAAATCAACTCGCAATTTCAGCAGATCCAACAAAACCTCGATGGAATTGTGTCAATGATCCCGAGGGCATTCAGCCATCTTTTGAAGGAATATTAGTCGTAGTCACTTGCCCGCCGATTTGGACTATTGAAGACATCAGACGGAAATGCGAAGAAGGAAGACTTTACGTAGCAACGGAAGATTTGGTATATGATTCCAGAGGTTATGTGTACGTAAACCAATTCTGTGCCATTTGTAATATGGATACTGCATTTAGGAGCAACAGTACGCTGAACATTAATGGCACATTTAACAGCCTATTAAACACGACAGAGTTTGTGGTTGAAGGAATCAGCGCAGAAGCTACCCAGTTGCGGCAATGCCCTTTATTTCTTGACGATACTTGTCTTCCGAACCATCCAGACAGTGTGGTGGTGTTTGGTTGTACTGCTTTTTTGGAAGGTTTCTTATGGTATAAAAATTACATGTGTGAACAATGTAATGCATTTGTTATAg ATTCAAGAGAATTCCCGCCTCAAGTAATTGAGGAAAGAATTAGGAACTCTTGCAGAAATCGCTGTCAGACATCTTCGACCTTTGTAAGTGAGTGCGCATGTGATGATTTGTGTCTATTCTATGGCGACTGTTGCAGAGACTACTTATACTGCTGTGGTAATGATTACAAATTCAAGACAATGGAATCGTCTTTCAAAAAACAACTCGCAATTTCAGCAGATACAACAAAACCTCGATGGAATTGTGTCAATGATCCCGAAGGCATTCAACCTTCGTTTGAAGGAATATTAGTCGTAGTCACTTGCCCGCCGATTTGGACTATTGAAGACATCAGACGGAAATGCGAAGAAGGAAGACTTAACGTAGCAACGGAAGATTTGGTATATGATTCCAGAGGTTATGTGTACGTCAACCAATTCTGTGCCATTTGTAATATGGATACTACGTCCAGTAGCAACAGTACGCTGAACATTAATGGCACATTTAACAGCTTATTAAACACGACAGAGTTTGTGGTTGAAGGAATCATCACAGAAGCTATCCAGTTGCGGCAGTGCCCTTTATTTCTTGATGATACTTGTCTTCCGAACCATCCAGACAGTCTGGTGGTGTTTGGTTGTACTGCTTTTTTGGAAGGCTTCTTTAGTAACAATGGAGCGTATAAAAATTACATGTGTGAACAGtgtaatatattattgattacaaGTGAATCAGTATGGCGTGATGATACAACTAATAGTATTATTGGTTGGTCGCCGCcaataattgaaatattttacttaccACCGAAATTAGAAATAATTGAAGTGCAAAAGTGTAATGTAAATGAGTTTTATGACGACAGTATTCAACGATGTCAGAATTGTGAAAATGGAACAATCATTACAGAGTCTGAATACCTTTCTGCTCAAAATGCATTGGACATCACACTACTTGTAGACTCACGTGACGACGATGGCAGTGGTTATAATTCTGTAACCAGCAGAGAAGAACCAAGAGATAGTAACGATGGCAGAGCACCATCTTCTGCCGACACATTTGTTTGCATCACATCTTGTAATGTCATTGAACAAGATGGTACAGAGAATCAACCTACTGAAGACGACGGTTGGATTACCTTGTCAACAAACGGTTCAAAACTTTCGTGCCGCATTTTAAAGAACGATCTTGTTAATGTGACAACTGGACGTCTGTTTTCATATGACAGCACGATGACTGTTCTGAACATATTAGTTTGTGTAATATCATTAATAGCGCTATTTGTGTCCATTTTAACTTTATGTTGTTTTCGTTCATTACTTAATCTACCCGGTATCTGTCGTCTTTGCCTCATGATATCAATTTTCTTTGCACAGTTTATAATGCTAACTATTGCCTACATAACTAAACCACGACAACTCTGTACTGGGACAGCCGTTGTAATGCACTTCTTCTGGCTAGCCCTTTTTTCATGGAGCAATGTTCTAGCATTTGATTTAGCACGAGTGTTTGGAACTCAGTCATCAAGACCTAGTACGTCGAAGAAACGACGTCTGCTTGGCTTGTATGTGCTTTATGGCTGGGGACTTCCTCTGATCATTGCAACATTGTCCACCGGCCTTCATTTTAGCGGtaaatttgattttagttaCGGAGGAGAGACATTTTGTTGGTTTTCGGATAGACACTCACTCCTACTCGGCTTTGGTATTCCCGTATCAATTTGTATTGCTTTGAATTGTGTTTTATATTTGATAACTGTTGTCGGAATTTGGAAGGTTCACAGAGTTACCGAATTTGCTGTTCAAGAGAATCAAAGAAGAAACAAACGAAAGGATGAACTCAAACTATATATTAAG TTATCTATTTTAATGGGAGTGACGTGGAGTTTGGTATTCATCACTGTATATACCGATGAACCTGTTCTCTGGTACATCTTCATAATCCTCAACGGACTACAaggattttttatatttattgcgTTCACGTGTAATCATCAAACGCTGGCTATGTGGAGAGGGGCGTATACTACACACATTGCATCACATTCAAGTTCTCGACAGTTGACGAAAAGCACGTCAGTATAA